A genome region from Diorhabda carinulata isolate Delta chromosome 2, icDioCari1.1, whole genome shotgun sequence includes the following:
- the LOC130903660 gene encoding BAG family molecular chaperone regulator 2, whose translation MDVDPLPGMSGGLTTSLVLQTLPKIDEDNVLSSKTPKEKLLETLDLLETHVEKLRKNASQLEEDKDALLSTLDSVMNADMMYNLEENDKDDIIRYAERVMNRCLTVEVKVLTQRDKMQEEALFQVNHLIDGLVIALKTDAESARTKCESYMNACSSNMVQGITDKIFESALLGCTVDDQKKVKRRLYGLLTYFEKMKVVSYNEVN comes from the exons ATGGATGTCGACCCTTTGCCAGGAATGTCAGGAG GTTTGACTACCTCCTTAGTGTTACAAACTTTACCAAAAATAGATGAAGATAAtgttttatcttcaaaaacCCCAAAAGAGAAACTTCTCGAAACACTAGATCTACTAGAGACTCATGtggaaaaactaagaaaaaatgcAAGTCAACTTGAAGAAGACAAGGATGCTTTATTATCAACTTTAGATTCCGTTATGAATGCAGATATGATGTATAATCTTGAAGAAA ATGACAAAGATGACATAATCAGATACGCTGAACGTGTAATGAATAGATGCCTTACTGTAGAAGTGAAAGTGCTCACACAAAGGGATAAGATGCAAGAAGAAGCATTATTCCAAGTAAATCACTTGATTGATGGTCTTGTAATCGCCCTCAAAACTGATGCTGAGTCAGCTAGAACTAAATGTGAAAGTTATATGAATGCTTGTTCATCAAATATGGTACAG GGTATAACggacaaaatttttgaatcagCCTTATTGGGATGTACTGTCGATGAtcagaaaaaagttaaaagacGACTGTACGGCCTTCTCACatactttgaaaaaatgaaagttgtTTCTTATAATGAAGTGAATTGA